A section of the Scyliorhinus torazame isolate Kashiwa2021f chromosome 21, sScyTor2.1, whole genome shotgun sequence genome encodes:
- the LOC140398477 gene encoding galactoside alpha-(1,2)-fucosyltransferase 2-like: MVNSTKHCIWQSRTLFMFSILILTIIIYRFQFSYGNMRTKYLQLFQNVNMALQHKIENTERVNIYLKGIWTFRSDGRLGNQMGEYATLYALAKLNGHQAYILPAMANYLSPIFRITLPTLHDSVKNRITWKEYHVNDWMEDQYRNIPGDYVKLTGYPCSWTFYHHIREEILREFSFHDFLKEQTNTFLRRIRGERKNVTYVGVHVRRGDYVHVMPDMWKGVIADKKYLDTAMAYFRNKYKNVVFVVTSNGMDWSKENIDKSKGDVFFSDDPKQSSPADDIAILAHCNHTIMTVGTFGYWAGYLAGGETIYLTNFTLPESPFLKLFKYEAAFLPEWIGLPADLSPLLPNGNGK; encoded by the coding sequence ATGGTTAATTCAACCAAACATTGCATTTGGCAAAGCAGGACATTGTTCATGTTCTCAATATTAATATTAACTATCATAATCTACAGATTTCAGTTTAGTTATGGTAATATGAGAACCAAATATCTTCAGCTTTTTCAAAATGTAAACATGGCATTGCAACACAAAATAGAGAATACTGAAAGGGTGAATATTTATTTGAAAGGAATTTGGACGTTTCGATCTGATGGACGACTTGGCAACCAGATGGGGGAATATGCAACATTGTACGCATTGGCAAAATTGAATGGTCACCAAGCATACATTTTGCCTGCCATGGCCAATTACCTGTCCCCTATCTTCAGAATTACCCTTCCGACCCTCCATGACAGTGTGAAAAACAGAATAACTTGGAAAGAATATCATGTCAATGACTGGATGGAGGATCAGTACCGCAATATTCCAGGAGACTATGTTAAATTGACTGGATACCCGTGTTCATGGACCTTTTATCATCATATCCGAGAAGAAATTCTCCGTGAGTTCAGCTTTCATGACTTTCTGAAAGAACAGACCAATACGTTCCTTAGACGCATCAGAGGGGAGCGAAAGAATGTGACGTATGTTGGTGTTCACGTTCGAAGGGGAGATTACGTACATGTCATGCCAGATATGTGGAAAGGAGTTATAGCTGATAAGAAATATTTAGACACAGCAATGGCTTACTTCAGAAATAAATACAAAAATGTTGTTTTTGTCGTGACAAGTAATGGAATGGATTGGAGTAAGGAGAACATCGATAAATCCAAAGGAGATGTTTTCTTTTCAGACGATCCAAAGCAATCCAGTCCAGCCGATGACATTGCTATCCTTGCTCATTGTAATCACACCATAATGACAGTTGGGACATTTGGTTACTGGGCCGGCTACTTGGCAGGTGGGGAGACAATTTACCTCACAAACTTTACTTTGCCAGAATCACCATTTCTAAAGTTATTTAAGTATGAGGCGGCATTTTTACCCGAGTGGATTGGACTTCCTGCTGATCTCTCacctcttctgcccaatggaaatgGCAAATAA